One part of the Bacillus sp. FJAT-45350 genome encodes these proteins:
- a CDS encoding capsular polysaccharide export protein, LipB/KpsS family, translating into MKEIYLKHYWLLFIEFIETFKELTHNNIPLALLANFYQYIDENVKKEMHEESFRQKIKQERLKMEEIQPYFENLLEPIKSPLKEKKPGPTLLNFAYLRFPLETFHDEFRPEQTAVLMGRKTKDNSYQGISIYHLVDYEKKNTEEEVLLIRKAKQIFTNNSNHILFSNHFFINKFISQIPTMIRILNSVKNFLTEVPISCVIVGTTEDLISRTLAIVSASKGIPSICMQHGALMGEEAFLPIFTTKVAVYGGYEKQWYLARGAIEEQVEIIGHPRYDTIFKRESMPKKQFQEEFNLDPKKQYILIATQPGSQKKWSQLVKKLIKNTDYEIIIKPHPWEIGKKNYSIYEALGNKYKSVKLILNKTISIYDILPNIDLVIVKTSTVGLEAMLLNKRVIVLKDSMYPYYDQLGKFANDDISSVVKQINQLFIDTKLQQEFEETRNQFLTNSYPQKLSGIRLIELIRKLTNG; encoded by the coding sequence ATGAAGGAGATTTATTTAAAGCATTATTGGTTATTATTTATAGAATTTATAGAGACATTTAAAGAATTAACTCATAATAATATTCCTTTAGCATTGTTAGCAAACTTTTATCAATATATTGATGAAAATGTAAAAAAAGAGATGCATGAGGAAAGCTTTAGGCAGAAGATAAAACAAGAAAGGCTTAAGATGGAGGAAATTCAACCATATTTTGAAAATTTATTGGAACCAATTAAAAGTCCATTAAAAGAGAAAAAGCCAGGACCAACACTTTTAAACTTTGCGTATTTACGTTTTCCCTTAGAGACTTTTCATGATGAATTTAGACCTGAACAAACAGCTGTCCTTATGGGCAGAAAAACAAAAGATAATTCATATCAGGGAATCTCAATTTATCACCTTGTCGATTATGAAAAGAAAAATACTGAAGAAGAGGTACTTTTGATAAGAAAAGCAAAACAAATTTTTACTAATAATAGTAATCACATTTTATTTAGTAATCATTTCTTTATAAACAAGTTTATTAGTCAAATACCAACTATGATACGGATATTGAATAGTGTAAAAAATTTTTTAACGGAAGTTCCTATTTCCTGTGTCATAGTGGGTACCACAGAAGACTTAATAAGCCGTACACTTGCGATTGTTTCTGCTTCAAAAGGTATACCTAGTATTTGTATGCAGCATGGTGCTCTAATGGGGGAAGAAGCATTTTTACCGATATTTACCACTAAGGTGGCTGTTTACGGAGGATATGAGAAGCAGTGGTATTTAGCAAGAGGAGCTATTGAGGAACAAGTGGAAATTATAGGTCATCCACGTTATGATACTATTTTTAAAAGAGAAAGTATGCCAAAAAAACAATTTCAAGAAGAGTTTAACTTGGATCCCAAAAAGCAGTATATACTAATTGCAACTCAACCTGGCTCTCAGAAAAAATGGAGTCAATTAGTCAAGAAACTTATTAAGAATACAGACTATGAAATAATAATTAAGCCTCATCCGTGGGAGATTGGGAAAAAAAACTATTCAATCTATGAAGCACTAGGTAATAAATATAAATCCGTTAAACTTATTTTGAATAAAACGATATCAATATATGATATTTTGCCAAATATTGATCTTGTTATCGTTAAAACTTCTACAGTAGGTTTAGAGGCAATGTTATTAAACAAACGAGTAATTGTACTAAAGGATAGTATGTACCCTTATTATGATCAGCTAGGGAAGTTTGCAAATGATGATATATCAAGTGTAGTTAAACAAATTAATCAACTTTTCATTGACACTAAGTTACAACAAGAATTTGAAGAAACAAGAAACCAATTCCTCACAAATTCTTATCCGCAAAAATTATCAGGGATAAGACTAATTGAGTTAATAAGAAAACTTACAAATGGTTAA
- a CDS encoding SDR family NAD(P)-dependent oxidoreductase: MFFRDKKLLIIGGTGTIGRNIIKHILVEQPSVIRIFSRDEYKQYQLQNELGERSNLRFLIGDVRDYDRVYSAMQDIDYVFHLAAMKHVPSCEYNPYEAVLTNIQGTYNVIKAANAQFVKKVVFTSSDKAISPTNTYGATKLTAEKLITAAEATKGNGQTTFASVRFGNVLGSRGSVIPFFKKQLIENKRITVTDKKMTRFMMTLGQATKLTIKALQESQGGEVFVLKMPVILLEDLVSIIIEEVCGKYNIKLKEINVEEIGLRAGEKMYEELMTYDESTVAWELPDMFVIPGLYQKDDKYPGAQKALRGTYSSMNQVPLTDIELYNLIKGELLI, from the coding sequence GTGTTCTTTAGAGATAAAAAGCTTTTAATTATCGGAGGAACAGGAACAATTGGGAGAAATATAATTAAGCATATTTTAGTAGAACAACCTAGCGTGATTAGAATCTTCAGTCGAGACGAATATAAACAATACCAACTACAAAATGAATTAGGGGAAAGGTCTAATCTACGATTTTTAATAGGAGATGTTAGGGATTACGATCGTGTTTATAGCGCAATGCAGGATATTGATTATGTTTTCCATTTAGCCGCAATGAAGCATGTACCATCTTGTGAATATAATCCTTATGAAGCGGTATTAACCAATATACAAGGAACATATAATGTAATAAAAGCAGCAAACGCTCAATTTGTAAAAAAAGTAGTTTTTACTAGTTCAGATAAAGCTATCTCACCAACCAATACGTACGGTGCCACTAAACTAACAGCGGAAAAACTAATTACTGCGGCAGAAGCTACTAAGGGGAATGGTCAAACAACTTTTGCTAGTGTTCGATTTGGTAATGTGCTTGGCTCAAGAGGTTCTGTTATTCCTTTTTTTAAAAAGCAGCTCATAGAAAATAAGAGAATAACAGTTACTGATAAAAAGATGACTAGGTTTATGATGACATTAGGTCAGGCAACGAAACTAACAATCAAAGCACTTCAAGAATCGCAAGGTGGAGAAGTTTTTGTTCTAAAGATGCCAGTTATCCTCTTAGAAGATTTAGTTTCTATTATTATAGAGGAAGTATGCGGAAAATATAATATTAAATTAAAAGAAATAAACGTAGAAGAGATTGGGTTAAGAGCAGGTGAAAAAATGTATGAAGAATTAATGACTTATGATGAATCAACGGTAGCATGGGAGTTACCAGATATGTTTGTGATTCCTGGACTTTATCAAAAAGATGACAAGTATCCTGGAGCACAAAAGGCACTTCGCGGTACGTATAGCTCAATGAATCAAGTTCCACTTACAGATATTGAATTATACAATTTAATCAAAGGTGAACTATTAATATAA
- a CDS encoding dTDP-glucose 4,6-dehydratase — MKVLVTGGAGFIGRWVVQQLLNDGHYVWVLDDLSNGRIENIEEFLGHKKFKEMIKGDIKDVSLLKDIFKNKFDICYHLAASINVQDSIESPKNTFDNDTVGTFNILEHCKESNIKIVFMSTCMVYDCASNISGIKENDKIKPVSPYAGAKIAAENMVLSYYYAYDLPAVVIRPFNTYGPYQKTGGEGGVIAIFIKNKLEGKQLQIYGDGTQTRDLLYVEDCARFVVCAGYTKEVNGEIVNAGLGRDISINSLAQIIAEDGSRIDHVKHIHPQSEIPKLICNYEKAKKLLGWEPKVSLEEGIERTEKWIKSTNLI; from the coding sequence TTGAAAGTTCTTGTTACTGGTGGTGCAGGATTCATTGGTAGGTGGGTTGTCCAACAGCTGTTAAATGATGGTCATTATGTCTGGGTTCTCGATGACCTTTCAAATGGTCGAATAGAGAATATTGAAGAATTTCTAGGTCACAAAAAATTTAAGGAAATGATAAAAGGTGATATTAAAGATGTTTCCCTATTAAAAGACATATTTAAAAATAAGTTTGATATTTGTTATCATTTAGCAGCAAGTATTAATGTTCAAGATAGTATTGAAAGTCCAAAAAACACATTTGATAATGATACGGTTGGTACTTTTAATATTTTGGAACATTGCAAAGAAAGTAATATAAAGATAGTCTTTATGAGTACGTGCATGGTATATGATTGTGCATCTAATATAAGTGGAATTAAAGAAAATGATAAGATTAAACCTGTGTCTCCTTATGCTGGTGCAAAAATAGCAGCCGAAAATATGGTCTTGTCCTATTATTATGCATATGATTTACCAGCTGTAGTTATTCGTCCTTTTAACACGTATGGTCCTTATCAAAAAACGGGTGGTGAAGGGGGAGTTATCGCAATCTTTATAAAAAATAAGTTAGAAGGAAAACAGTTACAAATCTATGGGGATGGTACACAAACTCGTGATCTCCTTTATGTAGAAGATTGTGCTCGTTTTGTTGTGTGTGCAGGTTATACAAAGGAAGTAAATGGAGAAATTGTAAATGCAGGATTAGGTCGTGATATTAGTATTAACAGTTTAGCACAGATAATTGCTGAAGATGGTTCTCGTATCGACCATGTCAAACATATCCATCCACAAAGCGAAATTCCAAAGTTAATATGTAACTATGAAAAAGCAAAGAAACTCTTAGGTTGGGAGCCTAAAGTTAGTTTAGAAGAAGGAATAGAACGAACAGAAAAATGGATTAAATCAACTAACCTTATTTAA
- the pseC gene encoding UDP-4-amino-4,6-dideoxy-N-acetyl-beta-L-altrosamine transaminase encodes MKNIDKLYINGGKPVRDTYLPYGKQEIDDEDIQAIINVLKSDYLTTGPTILQFERAVAEYVDAKYAVAFANGTGALHGACFAAGIQESDEVITTPMTFVSSSNCILYQRGKPVFADIDPRTYNISPLSIKKLITKKTKAIIPVDFTGQPADLDEIQYLANQFNLVIIEDAAHAIGATYKGRKIGSISDMTMFSFHPVKHITTGEGGIITTNNKEYYEKLIQFRSHGITREQNQLSENHGPWYYEMQFLGFNYRMTDLQAGLGISQLKKLDRFIKIRNKYVDMYNKAFQEVKEVTLPYQLANCQSNWHLYIIRLDLEQLKIGRKEIFEALQKENIGINVHYIPVYLQPYYQKLGYKKGICPNAEKLYAEIITLPLFPGMSDSDVRDVIKAVLKVIINYKKT; translated from the coding sequence ATGAAAAATATTGATAAACTGTATATAAATGGTGGAAAGCCTGTTAGAGACACATATCTTCCATATGGAAAACAAGAGATTGATGATGAAGATATTCAAGCTATTATTAACGTATTAAAAAGTGACTATCTAACAACTGGACCTACAATTTTACAATTTGAAAGAGCAGTTGCAGAGTATGTTGATGCAAAATATGCTGTAGCTTTTGCTAATGGTACAGGAGCATTACATGGTGCCTGTTTTGCTGCGGGTATTCAAGAAAGTGATGAGGTTATCACGACCCCAATGACATTTGTTTCAAGCTCAAATTGTATTCTCTACCAAAGGGGAAAGCCTGTATTTGCTGATATAGATCCTAGAACGTACAATATATCTCCTCTCTCCATCAAAAAACTCATTACCAAAAAGACAAAAGCAATTATTCCAGTTGATTTTACAGGCCAACCAGCCGATTTAGATGAAATTCAATACCTTGCTAATCAATTTAACTTAGTAATAATTGAAGATGCTGCTCATGCGATTGGAGCAACATACAAAGGAAGAAAAATTGGTTCAATTAGTGATATGACAATGTTTAGCTTTCATCCGGTAAAACATATAACCACTGGAGAAGGTGGGATAATCACTACTAATAATAAAGAGTACTACGAAAAGCTTATTCAGTTTAGGAGTCATGGAATAACACGTGAACAAAATCAACTAAGTGAGAATCATGGGCCTTGGTATTATGAAATGCAATTTCTTGGATTTAATTATCGAATGACTGATTTACAAGCTGGACTTGGGATAAGTCAATTAAAAAAATTAGATAGGTTTATAAAAATAAGAAACAAGTATGTAGATATGTACAATAAAGCATTTCAAGAAGTAAAGGAGGTCACGTTACCTTATCAACTAGCAAATTGTCAGTCGAATTGGCACCTTTACATTATCCGGCTTGATTTAGAACAATTAAAAATTGGACGCAAAGAAATATTTGAAGCCTTACAAAAAGAAAATATCGGCATTAATGTACATTATATACCAGTTTATTTGCAACCATATTATCAAAAATTAGGTTATAAAAAGGGAATATGTCCAAATGCAGAAAAACTATATGCTGAAATTATTACACTACCTCTATTCCCAGGAATGTCTGACAGTGATGTAAGAGATGTAATTAAAGCTGTCTTGAAGGTAATCATTAATTATAAAAAAACTTAA
- a CDS encoding N-acetylneuraminate synthase family protein: MIIQKLKIIAEIANAHQGDIDTLKTLIIASAESGADAVKFQWFKYDYLATPDFNWYSVYKNLFISEDNWKKMLNLARDVGLEIWVDIFDEWGLKLANKHSSLIDGIKIPTTIIQAEKLVEEILKLNKPIMLGVGGWYDKEIDSFIKLLKDKMINKTKIVLMHGFQGYPTKTEDANLNRINYLKNKYQLPVGFADHEDGSRPLAIDLPMYAACMGAIYIEKHITLDRSKKGYDYYSSLEPEEFSLMVSKLHQLEVILGGTEVGETQRNYLKDAVRVVSSTNIKKGQVLSSNQIVYKRCEREDALMPWDFKKMLPCIATEDISKDKPVLSTMIRKPTIVIVVICRLKSTRLQRKALLKINGIPSIQRCLINCLAIPNISSVVLATSDLPEDDPLEQFSLSGRVKVVRGDPENVARRMIKAVKLTNADIVLRITGDCPAVSPEIVSLLIEEHLKSGKDFTTATSEHAIGTAADVITVESLKRLLNRANKLIYTEYLSFYYYNNPSIFSVNLVKLPEKYQFPNWRLTLDEVLDLEMFEALYKGLELGEEPLYFELLRNYLIYHPEIIKLNENVSLLWKDNVKKMKEINRATILE; this comes from the coding sequence ATGATTATACAAAAACTAAAAATTATTGCTGAAATAGCTAATGCTCATCAAGGAGATATAGATACACTTAAGACATTAATTATAGCATCAGCAGAATCCGGTGCAGATGCAGTCAAATTTCAATGGTTCAAGTATGACTATCTTGCCACACCTGACTTTAATTGGTATTCAGTTTATAAAAATTTATTTATTAGTGAAGATAATTGGAAGAAAATGCTAAACTTAGCAAGGGACGTAGGACTCGAAATCTGGGTTGATATCTTTGACGAATGGGGATTAAAGTTAGCAAATAAACACAGCTCGTTGATCGATGGGATAAAAATACCGACTACTATTATTCAAGCAGAAAAGTTAGTTGAAGAAATATTGAAATTAAATAAGCCTATTATGCTAGGAGTTGGAGGCTGGTACGATAAAGAAATTGATTCCTTCATTAAACTATTAAAAGACAAGATGATAAATAAGACTAAAATCGTATTAATGCATGGGTTTCAAGGATACCCAACAAAAACAGAAGACGCTAATTTAAATCGCATAAATTATTTAAAAAATAAATACCAATTGCCAGTTGGTTTTGCAGATCATGAAGATGGGTCTCGTCCACTAGCAATAGATCTCCCTATGTATGCAGCATGCATGGGTGCAATTTATATTGAAAAACATATAACGCTTGACCGATCAAAAAAAGGGTATGATTATTATTCATCCTTAGAGCCTGAAGAGTTTTCTTTAATGGTTAGTAAATTACATCAACTAGAAGTAATACTCGGAGGGACAGAAGTAGGCGAGACCCAAAGAAACTATCTAAAAGATGCTGTGAGAGTTGTTAGTTCTACAAATATTAAAAAGGGTCAAGTGCTTTCAAGTAATCAAATAGTTTATAAAAGGTGTGAAAGAGAAGATGCACTTATGCCTTGGGATTTCAAAAAAATGTTACCTTGTATTGCAACGGAAGATATTAGTAAAGATAAACCAGTTCTATCCACTATGATTCGTAAACCGACTATTGTCATTGTTGTCATATGCCGTCTGAAGTCAACGAGGTTACAAAGAAAAGCGCTATTGAAAATTAATGGAATCCCATCAATACAAAGATGTCTTATAAATTGCTTGGCTATCCCGAATATATCGTCAGTAGTATTGGCAACGTCAGATCTACCAGAGGATGATCCTTTGGAACAATTTTCACTCAGTGGAAGAGTAAAAGTGGTTAGAGGGGACCCAGAAAATGTAGCTAGAAGAATGATTAAAGCTGTTAAGCTAACAAATGCGGATATCGTATTACGTATAACTGGTGACTGTCCTGCAGTTTCACCTGAGATAGTAAGTTTATTAATTGAGGAGCATTTAAAAAGCGGTAAAGACTTTACTACAGCCACAAGTGAGCACGCTATAGGTACTGCTGCTGATGTAATAACAGTAGAATCACTTAAGAGATTGTTAAATAGGGCAAACAAATTAATTTATACGGAATATTTATCATTTTATTATTATAATAACCCTAGTATTTTTTCAGTCAATTTAGTTAAATTACCAGAAAAATACCAATTTCCTAATTGGCGTTTGACATTGGATGAAGTATTAGACCTAGAAATGTTTGAAGCTTTATATAAAGGATTAGAACTTGGAGAAGAACCTTTATATTTCGAATTATTAAGGAACTATCTAATATATCATCCAGAAATAATAAAACTCAATGAAAACGTCTCACTATTGTGGAAGGATAATGTAAAAAAAATGAAAGAAATTAATCGAGCTACAATCTTGGAATAA
- the pseG gene encoding UDP-2,4-diacetamido-2,4,6-trideoxy-beta-L-altropyranose hydrolase — translation MNIFIRVDSSFEIGTGHVMRCLALAEELKQNGAKVSFISRRFQGNLLHFIRETGFKVCALPPPKQSLFHLDNEVKHSHWLGVAWKTDVAQTKKKLEKSKHIDWLIIDHYSIDKKWESEIRPYVSNIMVIDDLADRPHECELLLDQNLFQDMEKRYEELVPKKSKKLLGPKYALLRKEFREAKNHVKVRDGTVKRVMIFFGGSDPTNETTKCLKAIELLNRSDIIFDVVVGSTNLKKEEVKQMCAVLPNVNYHCQINYMANLMLRADIAIGAGGSTIWERCYLALPTITIITALNQVEVVSAAEEVGIVCNLGYSNIVDSIEIVRKLKCLINNPEKVKEMSKNSLLQTGEKSKMDALTQSIIWESTSMIDLRNFSIKDIQEDQLDLVRNWRNSDAIQPYMYTDHKITELEHKEWFNKVNKDESTIVKLIYYLNKPIGLANFSNINKNNNTCNWGFYIGAQNAPIGSGTILGLLALEYIFKKVGMRKVCGEVLEFNHTSLNFHKKLGFEEEGRFVKHVVKDGEYIDVIALALFIDKWSAVKKNLLFKYRGEANEGT, via the coding sequence TTGAACATATTTATTAGAGTTGATTCTTCTTTTGAAATTGGTACTGGTCATGTCATGCGTTGTCTTGCACTTGCGGAAGAATTAAAACAAAATGGAGCAAAAGTCTCTTTTATTAGCCGGAGATTTCAAGGAAACCTTCTCCACTTTATACGAGAAACAGGGTTCAAGGTTTGTGCGTTACCACCTCCAAAACAAAGTCTCTTTCATTTAGATAATGAAGTAAAACATTCTCATTGGCTTGGAGTTGCTTGGAAAACAGATGTTGCTCAAACTAAAAAAAAATTAGAAAAGTCCAAACATATAGACTGGTTAATTATTGATCACTATTCAATTGATAAAAAGTGGGAAAGTGAAATACGACCTTATGTAAGTAATATCATGGTTATTGACGATTTAGCAGATCGGCCACATGAGTGTGAATTGTTGTTAGATCAAAACCTCTTTCAGGATATGGAAAAACGGTACGAAGAATTGGTACCGAAAAAGTCAAAGAAGTTATTGGGACCGAAGTATGCACTATTACGTAAGGAATTTAGAGAGGCAAAAAATCATGTGAAGGTGCGAGACGGAACTGTGAAGAGAGTAATGATTTTTTTTGGAGGAAGTGATCCAACTAACGAAACAACGAAATGCTTAAAAGCTATTGAACTATTAAATCGAAGTGACATTATTTTTGACGTAGTGGTTGGAAGTACAAATCTGAAAAAAGAAGAAGTAAAACAAATGTGTGCAGTACTACCTAACGTAAATTATCACTGCCAGATTAATTATATGGCTAATTTAATGCTAAGAGCCGATATAGCGATTGGTGCGGGAGGGAGTACTATATGGGAGAGGTGTTATTTAGCTTTACCCACAATAACCATAATTACTGCTTTAAATCAAGTAGAGGTAGTGTCTGCTGCAGAAGAAGTCGGGATAGTTTGTAATTTAGGTTATAGTAATATCGTAGATTCAATAGAAATTGTTAGGAAATTAAAGTGTTTAATAAATAATCCAGAGAAAGTAAAGGAGATGTCTAAAAACTCCTTGTTACAAACTGGAGAAAAGTCAAAAATGGATGCCCTAACGCAGTCCATTATTTGGGAGAGTACATCAATGATTGACTTAAGGAACTTTAGCATAAAGGACATTCAGGAGGATCAATTGGACTTGGTTCGAAACTGGAGAAACTCTGATGCAATACAACCTTATATGTATACCGATCACAAGATTACAGAGCTCGAACATAAAGAATGGTTTAATAAAGTTAATAAAGATGAAAGTACAATAGTGAAACTCATTTATTATCTTAATAAACCAATAGGATTGGCGAATTTTTCTAATATTAATAAAAATAATAATACATGTAATTGGGGGTTTTATATAGGGGCACAGAATGCACCAATTGGTTCAGGTACTATATTAGGTTTGTTGGCTTTGGAATATATTTTTAAAAAAGTTGGTATGAGAAAGGTATGTGGAGAAGTATTAGAATTTAATCATACTAGTTTAAATTTTCATAAGAAGCTAGGGTTTGAAGAAGAAGGAAGATTTGTTAAACATGTTGTAAAAGATGGTGAATATATAGATGTAATTGCATTAGCTCTTTTTATTGATAAATGGTCAGCAGTAAAAAAAAATTTATTGTTTAAATATAGAGGTGAAGCGAATGAAGGAACTTAA
- the pseI gene encoding pseudaminic acid synthase, which produces MKELNICGKEIGRKHSPFIIAEMSGNHNQSLERALEIVEAAAKAGANAIKIQTYTADTMTINLSQGDFTLSDSKSLWKNKSLYKLYQEAYTPWEWHQQIFTRCKELGLIGFSSPFDQSAVDFLESIDVPCYKIASFENNDLSLIRKVAKTGKPLIISTGMATIAELDETVRTVRKYGCKELILLKCTSTYPATPENTNITTIPHMRELFQCEVGLSDHTLGIGTSVASVALGATVIEKHFTLSRVDGGVDAPFSMEPDEMKALVDESNRAWQALGQVYYGPTDIEKSSIKFRRSLYVTENMKKGDIFTEQNVRVIRPGNGLPPKYYEVILGKKANQDIKKGTAFSWQLI; this is translated from the coding sequence ATGAAGGAACTTAATATTTGCGGGAAAGAAATTGGTAGAAAGCACAGCCCTTTTATTATTGCTGAAATGTCAGGCAACCATAATCAATCATTAGAGCGTGCGCTTGAAATTGTAGAAGCTGCAGCTAAAGCAGGAGCCAATGCAATAAAAATTCAAACTTATACAGCTGATACAATGACTATAAATCTCTCGCAAGGCGACTTTACATTAAGTGATTCTAAAAGTCTATGGAAAAATAAGTCTTTATATAAATTATATCAAGAAGCATATACTCCCTGGGAGTGGCATCAACAAATTTTTACACGATGCAAGGAACTAGGCCTTATAGGGTTTAGCAGCCCATTTGATCAAAGTGCTGTTGATTTTCTTGAATCAATAGATGTACCTTGCTATAAGATTGCATCGTTTGAAAATAATGATTTGTCGCTAATACGTAAAGTTGCGAAAACAGGTAAACCATTAATTATTTCGACAGGGATGGCTACAATTGCTGAGCTTGATGAAACTGTAAGAACCGTAAGAAAGTATGGGTGTAAAGAGTTAATATTATTAAAATGCACGAGTACGTACCCAGCTACTCCAGAAAATACAAATATAACAACCATTCCACATATGAGAGAGTTATTTCAATGTGAGGTAGGATTATCAGATCACACTTTAGGAATAGGTACATCAGTAGCAAGTGTTGCCTTAGGGGCAACAGTAATTGAAAAGCACTTTACGTTATCCCGAGTAGATGGAGGAGTTGATGCACCCTTCTCGATGGAGCCGGATGAAATGAAAGCATTGGTAGATGAATCGAATCGGGCTTGGCAAGCTCTTGGTCAAGTATACTATGGTCCAACAGATATTGAAAAATCAAGTATTAAGTTTAGGAGATCACTTTATGTTACGGAAAATATGAAGAAAGGAGATATATTTACAGAACAAAATGTCAGAGTAATACGTCCAGGTAATGGACTGCCTCCTAAATATTATGAGGTTATATTAGGTAAAAAAGCTAATCAGGATATAAAAAAGGGAACAGCTTTCAGTTGGCAATTGATTTAA
- a CDS encoding capsular polysaccharide export protein, LipB/KpsS family — translation MTAIGEYENYDEYYRHYMSLFLEFIDDFKGLSYMGILLPLLSKFELYINEDVRKKVIRPSYRRTLKRQIYRNEQIQQGFDHYINLMKSKPPKSIKKGGKILLYPVALRFPEEIMRKFNPSKTIILTPNQNGIYYGIPIHSLTDYTNNKDHLVKSIMTRAEILFAYYQKHPIYSDAHFQRKFFEDIPNMIHSIKAINNYFNEKPISCVIVGATSIIESSILALLAASRGIPSICMQHGLLMCKQHSTFLPVLATKQAVYGQYEKDLYTQYGVSEENIEITGHPRFDKINSNPSITKEHFLDQLKIDKDKKSILITTQPSSDYLSHPTFESSPYWNTYIDILAKDPNIEIIIKPHPYEYQFNTLFYYKKYSQLYNSVKVVDQEIDLYSIFHHVDLISMAGSTTGLEGLIANKPVVCLSYNQKFWSNRDYYERLGDFNHLDSEAAAIFTKRILYNESMQQKMIESRKIFLNYAYPNKYAIDKLFDLINKLTEI, via the coding sequence GTGACTGCTATAGGTGAATATGAAAATTATGATGAGTATTACCGTCATTATATGTCTTTATTCTTGGAATTTATAGACGATTTCAAAGGATTATCTTATATGGGCATTCTATTACCGCTTTTAAGCAAATTTGAACTTTATATTAATGAAGATGTAAGAAAAAAGGTGATCCGACCATCATATAGAAGAACTTTGAAAAGACAAATTTATAGGAATGAACAGATACAACAAGGATTTGACCATTATATAAACCTTATGAAGAGTAAACCACCAAAGTCAATTAAGAAAGGCGGAAAAATCTTACTATACCCAGTTGCTCTTCGTTTCCCAGAAGAGATAATGAGGAAATTTAATCCTAGTAAGACTATTATTCTTACACCAAACCAAAACGGAATTTACTACGGAATACCTATACATTCATTAACAGACTATACAAATAATAAGGATCATTTAGTTAAGAGTATTATGACAAGGGCAGAAATATTATTTGCCTATTATCAGAAGCATCCAATCTATAGTGATGCTCATTTTCAAAGAAAGTTTTTTGAAGATATTCCAAATATGATTCACAGTATTAAGGCAATTAATAATTATTTTAATGAGAAGCCGATTTCGTGCGTGATAGTAGGAGCAACATCTATTATCGAAAGTAGTATATTAGCCCTTTTAGCTGCTTCAAGAGGTATTCCAAGTATTTGCATGCAACATGGTTTATTAATGTGTAAACAACATAGTACATTTCTTCCTGTATTAGCAACCAAACAGGCTGTATATGGTCAGTATGAAAAAGACCTATACACACAATATGGAGTTTCAGAAGAAAATATTGAAATCACTGGGCATCCACGCTTTGATAAAATAAATTCGAATCCTTCAATTACAAAAGAACATTTTCTAGACCAACTAAAGATTGATAAAGACAAAAAATCTATTTTGATTACTACTCAGCCTTCTTCAGATTATTTATCTCATCCTACATTTGAATCTTCTCCATATTGGAACACATATATTGATATATTAGCGAAAGACCCTAATATTGAAATAATTATAAAACCTCATCCATATGAATATCAATTTAATACATTATTTTATTATAAGAAATATAGTCAATTATATAATTCAGTTAAGGTTGTTGATCAGGAAATTGATTTATATAGCATTTTTCATCATGTAGATTTAATTTCAATGGCAGGATCAACTACAGGGCTAGAAGGGTTAATTGCCAATAAACCAGTAGTCTGTTTATCCTATAATCAGAAATTTTGGTCAAATAGAGATTATTATGAAAGATTAGGTGATTTCAACCACTTAGATTCTGAGGCCGCTGCAATTTTTACAAAAAGGATCCTTTATAATGAAAGCATGCAGCAGAAAATGATTGAGTCTAGAAAAATATTTTTGAACTACGCATATCCAAATAAGTATGCTATAGATAAGTTATTTGACTTAATAAATAAACTCACTGAAATATGA
- a CDS encoding 23S rRNA (pseudouridine(1915)-N(3))-methyltransferase RlmH — protein MNFKVYIVGDKIEKFYLEGIKEYEKRLSRYCKIKLQKFKNKESHLAKSLINNIKSLCQLARKR, from the coding sequence TTGAACTTTAAAGTTTATATAGTAGGTGACAAAATAGAAAAGTTTTACCTTGAAGGAATAAAAGAATATGAAAAGCGTTTAAGTAGGTACTGTAAAATAAAATTACAGAAGTTTAAAAATAAGGAATCTCACTTAGCAAAATCACTGATAAATAATATAAAATCCTTGTGTCAACTGGCAAGGAAGAGATGA